Proteins found in one Synergistetes bacterium HGW-Synergistetes-1 genomic segment:
- a CDS encoding indolepyruvate oxidoreductase subunit beta (Involved in the incorporation of exogenous aryl acids in the biosynthesis of aromatic amino acids: catalysis of the ferredoxin-dependent oxidative decarboxylation of arylpyruvates.): MKKNDTKSILLVGVGGQGTILASKILSEGLVRKGYDVKMSEIHGMSQRGGSVTTHVRFGTKVASPVVPEGEADVLVAFEKVEAVRWLKYLKKGGRLVVNNFEIYSLPVLTGAAKYPDEVVEKLEKEVPDLKIFNAGEIAEGLGNIKAQNVVLLGALVKAMGLEDIDWESVLNELVPAKLLDLNIKAFKAGLEQ; the protein is encoded by the coding sequence ACCAAAAGCATCCTTCTTGTTGGAGTAGGCGGACAGGGGACCATACTTGCCTCGAAAATACTTTCAGAGGGGCTTGTCCGCAAAGGCTACGATGTAAAGATGTCTGAGATCCACGGAATGTCTCAGCGAGGGGGAAGCGTTACCACACACGTCAGGTTTGGCACAAAAGTGGCATCTCCCGTCGTTCCTGAAGGAGAGGCTGACGTACTGGTGGCATTTGAAAAAGTCGAAGCTGTACGCTGGCTTAAGTACCTCAAAAAGGGAGGGAGACTCGTCGTCAATAATTTCGAGATATACTCCCTGCCTGTCCTTACAGGTGCAGCGAAATACCCCGATGAAGTAGTTGAAAAGCTTGAGAAAGAAGTTCCTGACCTTAAGATATTCAACGCCGGCGAAATTGCAGAAGGTCTCGGAAACATCAAGGCACAGAACGTAGTCCTTCTGGGAGCACTAGTAAAAGCAATGGGATTAGAGGACATAGATTGGGAATCAGTCTTAAATGAACTTGTACCAGCGAAACTTCTGGATCTCAACATAAAAGCTTTCAAGGCAGGTCTTGAACAGTAG